The sequence below is a genomic window from Brettanomyces bruxellensis chromosome 9, complete sequence.
aattcttcaaagaagagaaagtaAAAGATGGATTCTTCGGATACCACAAGATACGTTCCTGAGTATAGAAAGGCCAATTTCAAGAACAGGAATCGTTTTCAAAAGGATGAGgttagaagaagaagagaaacgCAACAAGTTGAattaagaaagcaaaagcgTGAACAGTTGTTGACAAAAAGACGAAATTTCAACCCTGAAGCCCTTTCAAATGCAGATGATTCGGAGAGTGAAGATGAGACGGATGCCTCAAATGGTGGCGAGCACATGTTCTACACAAAACTGCAGGAAGAGTTACCAAAGATGATTGAGGATATAAACTCTTCAGATCTTGAACGTCAACTTGATTCTACTATTAAGTTCAGACAAATTTTGTCTAAAGAGCATAATCCACCTATTGATCTTGTCATTGAAACAGGAGTTGTCCCACGTCTAGTTGAGTTTATGAAAACTGGCCCTGAAGTTTTGCAACTTGAATCATCATGGGCGTTGACCAATATTGCCTCGGGAACGTCTGAACAAACAAAGGTCGTCGTTGATGCAGGTGCAGTTCCTCTTTTTGTGGATCTTCTTTACTCTTCTTCTGCTGAAGTTAAGGAGCAGGCAATTTGGGCTTTGGGTAACGTTGCAGGAGATTCTTCGGCATATCGAGATTATGTCTTGTCATGTAATGCAATGGATCCGGTTTTGTCTTTGTTCCAATGCTCGAAAATGTCCTTGATTAGAACTGCCACTTGGACACTCTCCAATCTGTGCAGGGGCAAGAATCCTCCACCGGATTGGCAAATTGTAAAGGGGGCTCTCCCAACATTGGCAAAGCTCATATTTTCAGTTGATGTGGAAACATTGATTGATGCATGCTGGGCTATATCTTACCTCAGTGATGGAACTAGCGAGGCTATTCAGGCTGTTTGTGATGCGCGTATACCCAAAAGACTGGTCGAATTATTAGGTCATGAGTCAACTCTTGTTCAGACCCCGGCTTTGCGTGCAGTTGGTAACGTTGTCACGGGAAATGATTTACAAACACAGATAGCCATTAATGTTGGTGTATTGCCCGCTCTTGCTCCGTTACTTAGATCTCCAAAAGAATCTATTCGTAAGGAGGCATGCTGGACAATTTCTAACATCACTGCAGGAAATACTGAACAAATTCAGGCTGTTATAGATGCCAATCTCATTCCACAGATTATAAAATTATTAGCTGGCGGTGATTATAGGACCAAGAAGGAGGCATGTTGGGCTCTTTCCAACGCTTCCTCTGGTGGGCTCACACAACCTGAACAAATTAGATATCTGGTGAGTCAGGGTTGCATAAAGCCGCTTTGCGATTTATTGGCCATAGCTGATAATAAGGTAATCGAGGTTTCGTTGGATGCGCTTGAGAATATTCTTAAGGTTGGTGAAATGGAGAAGGAAGCGCACGGATCAAACGTGAATGAGAATGCAATTTATATTGAAGAGGCAGGTGGTGCTGAAAAGATATCTgaatgtcaaaacaatgagAATGATAAGATATATACGAAAGCATATCATATTATAGAGACATACTTCAATGGTGATGACAATGATGACGAAGCAAACGAGTTACAACCTGAAGCTTCTGGAGATCAATTCGGCTTTGGTGTCAATGATAACTACCAGCAACAGGGGGGGTTCAATTTTAACTGAAAGTGAATTTTAATTGGCTTTTAATTTTGCATGTGAGTGAGCCTAGTCTCGACATTTATGACTTAGTATGCTATCCTTGTCATTCCTCCTCcgttttttctcttttttcttactcTTACTCCATTTAaattcttgcttttttacttctcttttctcaGTCGTCATTTATCTAATTATGGGTTGTCTTTCACACGGTCAGCCAtcgttttatttgtttccctttctccttctcttaTAAtttaactttcttttttccaagGGAAATTGCCTGTCTGTATTTTTatacttcttattttaaACTCGTTGTTATTCCCTACGATACGGTATGTTTTTTCTCAGCGGCTTAATTATCATTTCCTGTTTCTCTTAGTCACAATGATATTTTATGCCTTTGTATTTTCCTAACGTTGTAGCCCATTTGATAAGTGTGAGTTCCATGGAGAATTATGTAATGTTGCATCGGTATCTCATCTGGCTTCGAGCTGGCAATAAGCTGACTGTGTAGTGAAACCCATACTCACTTGTTACATACGAATCTATCGTTCGATATCATTAATCCTTCCCTTCGTGTTAATACTCGCAGGAAGAAGCACACAGTACACGGTATTGTGCTATTATTAAGGTATacgaaaaaagataatataaaaatagaagtGAGAGTGagacaaaaagaaattgtaaAGCACCAACAGATGAGACAGCCATGGTATCGACTTAAAATGAAGGTCAATCCCGCATTTAATAAATGGCAACGATTTaagtaacaaaaaaaagagtgaaTTATATAGGACGACCCCATTTGGTTGTCCACCTTATTCGTATGAATCCAAGAAGAGTCCGAGAGCTCCTATTTGGAAACAATATCAAGcaagaagcaaaaacaaaattattATCTAATTGGTTGTTCACATTAACAAAGCAATGGCTGCAACACCAGCTCCACCTAAGGAAAGTCCCAAGACTGCATTGCGATGTTCTAGTTGGAATGGAGCAATTGGGCCCGAGGCAGCATTCGAAGCAGTAGTGTACTGGGTCTCAGTAGTAGTACCTGGGACAGATGACGACGACGAAGTTGTAGTCTTGGTCTCATGATGCGTGTTGTTAAATCTACCATTAGAATGAGTACCTGATGAAGTAGTACTAGATGACTGCTCTCCGTGAGTGTTGTTGAATCTTCCCTTGGTGTAAGTAGATGGACGGGCTGTAGTGACAGTGACCGTAACGGATGCCTTGTTGTCATCTGCTGCGGCCAAGGACATACAGTTAAATGCAATTGCACCTGCAATCAAAGCGGAGAACTTCATCTTAAACTCTTGGTTATAGTTACTTCGTCAAAGATATGTTTGCCAATTgcaaaagaagcttttgaGCACAGGAAGAAAACTATGGGgaagaaagttgaaaaaaaaaagtgcagCTTCGCTCGGATGTAAATACGACGGCGGCTTCTgcgaagaaggaaattgggggaagaaaaaaaaaaagtccaaaaaaattatttattgacTCTGAAGGTATATTTTAACGGCCAAGGTAAACATAGTAGTAAATACACAAATAAAGCAGGCCTTGAATTTTCTACTCATTGGCATTACGTAAACGTTGAAGTATATCGctgaaattgataaaatttttgGGGAAAAATACTGGCCGCTCCAAACCGGAAAGAAATTCGCACAAATTTGCCATTGCATTGAACAAAAAGATGCAAAAGTTAATTTCTAAGCGCAAGAAGATTTTTTAAACAGATAACGGCAAATTGTGGAAACAATAAAACTTGGGACTGGGAAGCTCGGTGAcaatcttattttttttgtcgtCCGCCAAGAATGGGGTTGGGGGTATAAGTCGTAAAGGTTACCGGCCCACCTTTTTCCTATCTGAATAATACTGACGTCagtttttccctttttttttcttcagttACACAATATCTCTTCAAAATTCCTCTCAGATCTTACGTTATTCCGCACACAAtgttaaaataaagaatgcCTGGTGAGTGAGAAACTTTGGAAATTCAATAAAAACTCTAGAAAAACGGATAGATAATAAAAGTTATACAGCAAATCGAGGAAATAGCAAAATTCGAGACTAGCATTTCCGATTTCATTTACGTATAGACCCAAAAAAGTGTTAGACACCAACCACCACTACCTCACCGGtgataatttttcaaaCGATGAAAAGAGCCATAAAACCCCGATCGTTCCGTTCCGACAATAGCACACCAATTAACAATCGTATCTCcacatctttttttttttgtaataCCCTCGACAGTAGTCGATAAATCAtaatgaattttttattattgtttAAAATCGAATCCACATGCGTCTTTCCATCCTGTTGGTTCACTGAAGTGTGCGAATTCATCTCGGAGTTCTTCCACTTGTAATAAAAGTCCAGCTTCCATATGCCATCCGATATGACAGTGGAAAGGCCAAACACCTGGATTATCGACTTTAAATCGAAGAACAGCATATCCAAATGGTCCAATCGTTACAGTATCTCTTAGCACAGGATGTTGGAGATTGAAATTCGACTTGTCGTCATACATATCATCGCTAAATGTTCCTTTCGGGGAGATGTCAATTACCCACATTTTGTGTccatgaagatgaaaagggTGTGGTCCATCATCATAATTGTTAATAACAAAATCGACAATCTGTCCTCTCTTTTCAAAGTTAAGTATATATTGATCCTCGACATAATTCTGCACTCCATCCAACTTAAAGTTCGAGTTATATAATGTTTCATGCATACTTGATGTGTTAGAAAATGGTGCCCATGTATATTTGTTGAAGTACCCCTTATCTAATTGGTATTCCCCAATCTGGAAGGAGGCATCGAGATTCACAAGAACATCAGGCTTGGTTGAGCCATTTGCAACTATCGGAACGGTTTCATTCAATGTTTTGAGCTTTGTTTGATCATAATCCAAACAACTTGTATCTCCCCCATGATATTCCCATGTCTGCTGATCGGTAGGAATACTAAACGTCGCATTGTATGTTATTATTGAGCGAACATCAAGATCAAAAGTGGCATCATATGCGAAGCAGAAGGGATTGAACCTAGCATGAACCCAGAAATTTGAgctgttgttgttctctctctctaaaaagaatgaatatCTTTGGGCCACGCTGATGTCGACGCTGTCTTCTTCCACTGGCTCAGTATTAGTACCATCCGCTTCGATTATTGAAAGTTTATGTCCATCGACCGAAAATGTAAAAGTTCCCAAAAAGCCACTGTTCACCACTCTGATTCGTTGTTTAGCATTTGGATCGAAGTTAAGAGCCtcttcaaactttttatcatttgtCGGTACCAGATATGAACTGCTTTGACTATATATTCCATCAATTAAGCCGTCATCCGGATTTGGTTCattgttttcatttcctGATCCGAGGTACTGCGATAGATATGTGCTGGCGGTATCATGATAATAGTCGTTAACCATCATAACTCGATCACCTGTATAATTCCCAAGTAACTGATCTTCATCCAATGAATGAAGAACCAAAGGTCCGAAAACACCGTCGGCATATTGGGTGCTCCAGTGGGAATGATACCAATAGGTGCCCCATTGAGATTTAGAAGTTGGAACCTTATAGGTGTAATTACCTCCCGCAGGTATTGGGCAATTGTTAATACTAACCGCCCCATCATCGAATGGATTTCCCTGATAAAAAAGTCCATGACAGTGTATTGACACTGGATTGGTTTCCAACAAATTATTAACGTGAATATAGATTGTGTCACCAGAATTAGCTTCAATCAAAGGTCCAGGATATTGTCCATTTATCACTGTTAGATTTCTAACAGCATTGTCTGCGTTAACCTCGGTTATTTCGGTAATATTAAAGTAATAGTGTCGATCTTTTGATGTTCCAAAATCAGCTCTCCAAGCATTCAAATTCATGGTATAATTTTCGCCGGTATTTAGTCTCCATGTGTTGTTTCTATCGTTTGGGTCAGTATCGCTTGCAAAAATCACTGACTTGattattttgctttctgtACTCTCCTCATCTTTGTAGGATCTGTTGTGGAGGCCAACACCGAGTCCGATTGCTAGCGCTGCtgtcaaaagaaagctaAAAAGAATCCATTTCCAATGCCTTCGTGCAAAGCTAAACTTTGAAGTTTCATCCTTTAAGGGATCATTCACGTTCTGAGAATTGCCGCATGACTCGTCAACCTGAGTTCCTGGGCCAGTTAGCTTTGCAATTAAGCCACTAGATTCCTCTTCGTGCTTTTCACCAGCTGCCATGTTTGTTGTGTACTGCTACCTAATTCAAAGGcatgaaataaatacaatGTTAAAATGGAATAAATGTTAATTCTCTTAAGTGTATGGTTTATATCGTTGCTAATTTCCTCATATTCGATCTAATGTTATGTCAAGATATTATGAATGTTGCAGTAAAAAATTATGCAGGGATTGTATAAAATTCAATGTGGAACGAGCTACTTGCAATTAAAGGATGAGATTTATCCaattatgaatattttATGTCGTATATTTAAGGTTGAATCACGTCCACGCCCACGTTTTCTATTAACTTATATTTGAGAGCATTGTTAGTGGAGTTTTAATTTATAAACTGACATGTTGGGTCTCCTTATTATCAATGTAAAGTTCATTTTCGATGAATCCGCGTTACTGTTTTTGGTGAAAACTCGAAATAGTCAATCAAAATGTGATAAAAAGTAAGCATGTGCGCGatacaaattaattaagCTGCTACCTTGATTCAATATGCTAACTACAACTTAATTTGCGTATagaaatttgtttttcGTACTGGTTTTTTCAATTACCATGGCTCTTTGCTCCACATAGGTATACCACAATTAGTCCTTTCCGTCGGGCTCGGCAGAATtgttttcccttttttctttttacgAAAAAGCATAACTATCCGcctgaaattttttcaaattactCCAGTGAATGCGGGGGAGACCGATCAGCATTAATTAATTTCGCAATTTAATAAAAAGTTATGTATGCCATGCCACATGCCAAGGGAGCTAGTAATTA
It includes:
- the SRP1 gene encoding Importin alpha subunit (Karyopherin alpha subunit) (Serine-rich RNA polymerase I suppressor protein) (BUSCO:EOG09261OSU): MDSSDTTRYVPEYRKANFKNRNRFQKDEVRRRRETQQVELRKQKREQLLTKRRNFNPEALSNADDSESEDETDASNGGEHMFYTKLQEELPKMIEDINSSDLERQLDSTIKFRQILSKEHNPPIDLVIETGVVPRLVEFMKTGPEVLQLESSWALTNIASGTSEQTKVVVDAGAVPLFVDLLYSSSAEVKEQAIWALGNVAGDSSAYRDYVLSCNAMDPVLSLFQCSKMSLIRTATWTLSNLCRGKNPPPDWQIVKGALPTLAKLIFSVDVETLIDACWAISYLSDGTSEAIQAVCDARIPKRLVELLGHESTLVQTPALRAVGNVVTGNDLQTQIAINVGVLPALAPLLRSPKESIRKEACWTISNITAGNTEQIQAVIDANLIPQIIKLLAGGDYRTKKEACWALSNASSGGLTQPEQIRYLVSQGCIKPLCDLLAIADNKVIEVSLDALENILKVGEMEKEAHGSNVNENAIYIEEAGGAEKISECQNNENDKIYTKAYHIIETYFNGDDNDDEANELQPEASGDQFGFGVNDNYQQQGGFNFN
- a CDS encoding uncharacterized protein (SECRETED:SignalP(1-21)); protein product: MKFSALIAGAIAFNCMSLAAADDNKASVTVTVTTARPSTYTKGRFNNTHGEQSSSTTSSGTHSNGRFNNTHHETKTTTSSSSSVPGTTTETQYTTASNAASGPIAPFQLEHRNAVLGLSLGGAGVAAIALLM
- a CDS encoding uncharacterized protein (CAZy:AA1_3~CAZy:AA1_2~CAZy:AA1_1), which gives rise to MAAGEKHEEESSGLIAKLTGPGTQVDESCGNSQNVNDPLKDETSKFSFARRHWKWILFSFLLTAALAIGLGVGLHNRSYKDEESTESKIIKSVIFASDTDPNDRNNTWRLNTGENYTMNLNAWRADFGTSKDRHYYFNITEITEVNADNAVRNLTVINGQYPGPLIEANSGDTIYIHVNNLLETNPVSIHCHGLFYQGNPFDDGAVSINNCPIPAGGNYTYKVPTSKSQWGTYWYHSHWSTQYADGVFGPLVLHSLDEDQLLGNYTGDRVMMVNDYYHDTASTYLSQYLGSGNENNEPNPDDGLIDGIYSQSSSYLVPTNDKKFEEALNFDPNAKQRIRVVNSGFLGTFTFSVDGHKLSIIEADGTNTEPVEEDSVDISVAQRYSFFLERENNNSSNFWVHARFNPFCFAYDATFDLDVRSIITYNATFSIPTDQQTWEYHGGDTSCLDYDQTKLKTLNETVPIVANGSTKPDVLVNLDASFQIGEYQLDKGYFNKYTWAPFSNTSSMHETLYNSNFKLDGVQNYVEDQYILNFEKRGQIVDFVINNYDDGPHPFHLHGHKMWVIDISPKGTFSDDMYDDKSNFNLQHPVLRDTVTIGPFGYAVLRFKVDNPGVWPFHCHIGWHMEAGLLLQVEELRDEFAHFSEPTGWKDACGFDFKQ